The DNA sequence CAACGTCGGCGTGTTTTTCGTGATCGCGGTCCTCGGGCTCGAGGTGTTCGGCGTGATCCTCGCCGGCTACGCCTCGGCGTCGAAGTGGTCGCTGTTCGGCGCGATGCGCGAGGCGGCGCAGGTCGTCAGCTACGAAGTTCCCCTCGGGATGTGCGTCGTCGTCCCGGTGATGCTCGCCGGCAGCATGGACCTGGTGACGATCGGGGAAAAACAGGCCGGCTGGCTCACCAATTGGTACCTGTTCCACGACCCGTTCACGTTCGTCGTGTTCTGGGTTTATTTCACCTGCGCCGTCGCCAGCGTGAACCGGGCGCCGTTCGATCTGGCCGAGGCAGAGAGCGAGCTGGTCGCCGGCTTCCACACCGAATACTCCGGGCTCCGCTGGAGCTTCTTCTTCATGGCGGAGTACGGCTCGATGTTCCTGGTCAGCGCCCTGGCGGCGATCCTGTTTCTCGGCGGCTGGAACGGGCCGGTTCCGGTGGCGACGCTCGTCGGGCTCAGCGACGGCTCGGGGGAGACTGCCCATTACCTGGCGCGGTTGATCGGCATCGCAAACCTGCTCGGCAAGGCCACGCTCGGCGTGCTGGTGATGATGTGGGTCCGCTGGACACTCCCGCGCCTGCGGATCGATCAGGTGATGACCACCTGCCTGAAGTACTGCACACCGATCGCGGCGGCGATGTTCGCCGGCGCGATGCTGTGGACGCTCGCCTTTCCCGGCGGCATCGGCGCGGTCCGGTCCGCTGCCGTGAGCCGGCGGCCGGCGGGCGAGGTCCGTGAGGGCTGGCTCGGAGACACGGGGATCGGCGGTCGCGCCGCAGGTCGTGTTTCGGCTCCCGCGGCCGTGCCATCCGGCGAAGCGATCGCGGTGGGAGGGACACGGTGATGTCGCTGCTCCCCCTGGCTGCCCTCGTGCCACTGGCCGCCATCAATTGGCACACGCTGTTCTTTCTCCTGTTCGCGCTGCTCGCCTGTGGTTTCGCCGTCGCGGTCGTCGCCTCCACCAACGTGGTGCGGATGGCCCTCCATCTGGTCTTCTCGCTGGCGGCGACGGCGGGGTTGTTTTTCCTCGCCGGAGCGGAGTTCGTCGGAGCGATGCAGCTGATGATCTACGTCGGCGGCACGCTCGTTCTGCTCGTGTTCGGCGTGATGCTCACGGCCCGGTCGCCGTTCGTGTCGTTGGCGACGCCGGCGCGCGATCGGCTTCTCGGCGGCATCGCCGGCCTGGGGCTGTTGGCGCTGCTCGTGTGGGCCGTGGTCGGTGTCGAGGCCTGGAGCCTGCCCGCGACAGGAACGGTCGCGGAGCCGTCGGCCACGCCGCTCGGTATGGCGTTGCTCGGGGTCCGCGTCGATGGCGGCCCGGGCCACGGGCGGGCAGGGTATCTGCTTCCCTTCGAGATCGTTTCCGTCCACCTGCTGGTCGTGCTCGTCGGCGCGGCTTACCTCGCCCGCGCCAAGCGCCGGCGCACCCCGCGGTCGCTCGACGCGGTGGCGTCGGCTGATCCGGTGGAGTCGGTGTCCGTGGCGCCGCCGGGAGCGGCCGTGGCACGCGCTGCTCCCGGCGGGAGCAGGTCCGCTCTGGTCGCATCGACTGTCAACGACGGAGG is a window from the Planctomycetota bacterium genome containing:
- the nuoH gene encoding NADH-quinone oxidoreductase subunit NuoH codes for the protein MAAFLLNLGLPGWLAWSITALVSAVLILNIIAGGALVFIWAERKIAARIQDRLGPTRTGGRFGWLQSLADGIKLLAKEDLMPEGADGVLFRIAPYVSFCASFCAFLALPFAFDVVAQRLNVGVFFVIAVLGLEVFGVILAGYASASKWSLFGAMREAAQVVSYEVPLGMCVVVPVMLAGSMDLVTIGEKQAGWLTNWYLFHDPFTFVVFWVYFTCAVASVNRAPFDLAEAESELVAGFHTEYSGLRWSFFFMAEYGSMFLVSALAAILFLGGWNGPVPVATLVGLSDGSGETAHYLARLIGIANLLGKATLGVLVMMWVRWTLPRLRIDQVMTTCLKYCTPIAAAMFAGAMLWTLAFPGGIGAVRSAAVSRRPAGEVREGWLGDTGIGGRAAGRVSAPAAVPSGEAIAVGGTR
- a CDS encoding NADH-quinone oxidoreductase subunit J; the protein is MSLLPLAALVPLAAINWHTLFFLLFALLACGFAVAVVASTNVVRMALHLVFSLAATAGLFFLAGAEFVGAMQLMIYVGGTLVLLVFGVMLTARSPFVSLATPARDRLLGGIAGLGLLALLVWAVVGVEAWSLPATGTVAEPSATPLGMALLGVRVDGGPGHGRAGYLLPFEIVSVHLLVVLVGAAYLARAKRRRTPRSLDAVASADPVESVSVAPPGAAVARAAPGGSRSALVASTVNDGGAR